The genome window GTCCGAAGTTGTAGGAAATGCCCGTGCCCGTCGCGCGGACCCGCGTAGGGAAGATCTCCGGCAGGTATAAGGGGAGCCAGCCAAAGAACATCGTGCTGATGAATCCCTGAACGAATACTGCGGGCAGAAACACCGATTGCAGCGGTTGAAGTAAGCTGTAGATGAGAATGTTCATCCCGCAGGCACATAGACTGATGAGGACATACGACAGGCGCCGCCCCAGCAATTGTCCGGCATAGCCTCCGACAAGTCCTCCAATCGTCGCGCCGATGGACCAGCAGGAAAGTACCAGCGCCTTGTAGCCGGGATTGGCCGCGCCCGCGACGTGATCGGCCCACGGTAACATCCATTTGCTGGATGCCCAAGCGCCGAGAAGGGGAATTGCCCCCAGGCAAATTCCGAGGATGGTTGCACGAAGCAGGGGAGGACGGAACAGGTCGAAAAGAGAACCTCGCTGCGTCGCTACCCCGGAGGCCATGCGGCTCTGCAGCCATTTGGGTGATTCCGGCACGAGCGCGTAGGCCAGCACTGCCAAAACGACTGGACTCCCCGTTATGAGCATGAACGGACGCCAGGTATCCGGAGTTACTACGTACGCTTTGCCTAGAAATGACAGGAGGAGGATGCCGAGGTTGGCGGCCGCTCCCATGATGCCGGCCAACGCGGGCCTTGATACATCGGACCAGAATTCAGACAGGAGCGACACACCGTTGGGCCAAGTGCCACCCACGCCCAGGCCAACGAGAAATCGAAGGAGCAACAGTTGTTCCTGAGATTTCACAAAGTACCCTGCGAGACCAAACATGGTATAGCACAGCATACTCACCGCCAGGCCTCTGGAGCGTCCGAAGCGGTCGCCGAAATGTCCAAATACGATGCCGCCGATGGCCGCTCCCAGCATCGTAATGGCGGAATAGCCTGCGAACCAGGCTCCGGCCCCGACGCTCGAGAAACTCTCGCCCATCAGATCTTTGGAGATGGTCAACGCGGCAAACGGCATGAGCCCCAACTGCACCCCCGCAAACAACCACCCCAGAAAAGCAGCCGATAGGACCAGCCATTTCGCAACGGGGGACGTCTGGGGCTGCATGCACAATTCCTCCCTTGTCGATCGGAAAACAGGGACAGACACGTCTCCGCTTCGCTGCGCTTGTGTCAGTCTCTTTTTTCCGCCGCTATTGTCTCTTCCTTGGGTCAGCCAATATGTTGGCTTACTTACGATTCCTAACACGAGCATCTAATCTACTTGCAGGCTGCGGGATACTCTGCGCCGCGATCACCGAACGCGGCAACCGGTGCCGCGTTTCGGAAAGTAAGCTCATGCAGGGTCTGTTGCGTTTGGCCCCACAGGATCCTGGAGTTGTCCAGGCAAACGATTATAGAATCCCCTTATCGGTATTCACATCTTTAAACCTTCTTGCGCAGAGTGCACTGAGCACAGAGAAGAGAGCACAGTCATGAACGTAACCAATCGCCGTACCTTCCTGAAAGCGTCCGGAGCGGGTCTGATCGCAGGCGCCGTTTTTCCCGGAGTCTCTAGTGTAGCCAAGGCGGCTCCAAGCGAGCGCGTGCGCCATGGGATCATCGGGGTAGGAGGGCAGGGAAGACACCACGCGAAGCAGTTTTCCTCGTTTGCGGATTGTGAGGTTGTGGCGATCAGTGATGTGGACCCGGCTCAGATCCAAGACGCGAAGTCCAAGGTTCCCGACATTGCCGGGGCAACGGTTCACGCGGACTTTCGGGCACTGCTCGAAGACCCGACCATCGATTCTGTCAGCGTCGTCACGCCCGATCACTGGCACGCTCCCGTGTCGCTGGCCGCACTACTTGCCGGTAAGCATGTATACGTGGAGAAACCGTGCGCACACAACATTCATGAGGCGATGGCGCTGAAAACGGCCGCGGCGAAATCAGGGAAATGCGTGCAACAGGGGACCCAGGGCCGTAGCGGCGAGAGTCTGCGGCAGGCGGTGACCCTGCTGCGGGATGGCATCATCGGCAAGGTCCGCATGGCGAAGGCCATCAACCACCAACTGAGAGAACCAATCGGACGCGAGCCAGAGACGGATCCTCCCGCTGGTGTCAATTACGACATGTGGCTTGGGCCGGCGCCGGTGCGCCCGTTCACAAGAAATCGCTGGCACTATCAGTGGCACTGGTTCTGGGACTACGGCTGCGGGGACATGGGCAACGACGGCATTCATCAGATCGACCAGGCCCGGTGGGGGCTGGGCGTAGGCATTCCAAAGGCTGTAAGCGCCACCGGCGGCCAACTCTTCTATCAGGACGACCACGAAACCCCGGACACTCAGGTGGTCACGTTCGAATACGACAACTGCTACCTCCTCTATGAAATGCGTTTGTGGACGGACTATAAGCTGGAGGGGCACGACAACGGCGTGGTGTTCTACGGGGACAAAGGGACGTTGGAGTTTGGCCGTGGCGGATGCGACGTGAGTCTCATAGGGGAAGAGAAGAAACACCTCGGTCCGTATGCTGATATCCGGGACCACATGCGCAATTTCCTCGATTGCGTGAAGTCGAACAACCCGGCGGGGTTGAACGGGGGAATCGAGGAGGGAGCGATCTCAACAAGTCTCTGTCATCTAGGGAACATTGCGACACGCGTTGGAAGACGACTTCGAGTCGATCCGGTGTCCTGGCAGTGCGTGGACGACGCCGATGCCGCCGCGCTCTACAAGCGCGAATACCGGAAAGGGTACGAGCTCCCCATACTCTAGACCTCTGGTCGATGCGCGCTACTGCGCCGCATGCGCCACGGAGCGCCGCTGTAGCTCTTCGGTGAACGCTTTCATCCACGCGGCGCATTCGCGCTTGAACCGGCAGCAATACAGATTGTCCGAGATTACCAGTGGCTTTTCGATATACGTTGCGCCCACGACTTCGACGTCGAACCGGCAACGGGGAATTGTAGTGACCTCACGACCGCGAATCACATCGGCTGTAGCGAGGATTTCTATTCCGTGGCAAATCGTCGCTACGGGCTTCTGCTTGGCAAAGAAGTCTCGAACAATGCGAATCAGATCGTTGTCATAGCGAAGAAACTCTGGTGCCCTGCCGCCAGGCAAGACCAGTCCAAGATAGTCATCCGGATTGATGTCGCGAAACGCCGCATCGGACTTGAAGGTGTACCCCGGCATTTCGACGGTGATGTCCCAATCCGGACTGTGCTCATGCTGGACGAGATGATAGATACGGCGTTCCGGAGCTGCCACGACTACGTGGAAGTCTTCGCTCAGCCGGTAATACGGCACCATCGTATCGATGACTTCCGCGCCGTCGCCGATGACCAGAAGGACCTTGTCCATGTAGCGCAATCTCCCGAGGTAGACCTTACTGACAATACGCCTTAAAAATGGCGGCGTTGTCCAGGTCGCCAGACCCATTTCGCACCAATTCTTCAATGAGACCCACATGGACTTCGGACACAGGGACTTGAGCCCCCACGGTTTTCGCATAAGCAAGGATGAGCCGGACATCTTTCGCGTGCTGGGCTAGCTTGGCCACGGCGGGAGCGTATTCACCGGCGATCATTTTAGGCCCCTTGGTGTCCATGGCGACACTGTAGGTTTCGCCCGCCCTAAGAATGTCGAGAATAGCATTCAGGTCGAATCCGGCGTGCGAGGCGAGTCCCAGAGCTTCAGCCAGGACCAGCCTGTTGAGTCCGAACACAAGATTCACAATTAACTTCACGCGATTGCCCTGACCGGGATTATTGAAATAATACTGAGCCTTGGAGAAGCACGACACGATGTCCGCGTACGTTGCGTCCGCCTCTCTGTCGCCGATCAAGGCCAAGGCGCGTCCCTCTGCGATGACCTGGCTGGAGCCGGACAGGCATACATCGACCAGCTTGACGCCTTGAGCCGCTAGCCGGTCGTGGTCTTCACGTATATCTTCGGGTCTGCCCGTGGTGGTGTCCAGGATTAGGGTATCCCTCTGCAGAGAAGAAGCGAACGACTGGCCGCCCCAGCATAGGGCTTTTCGGTCATCGGAAGTCATCAGGCTCAATAGAATCAGCTTCGTAGTCTGGGCAACGACCCGGGCATCTTCCACTACGCGCACGCCCAGGTCACGCGCCCGGACGCGCGCCTCCTCTGCGATATCGTATCCATGCACCCGATGACCTGCCTCGATTAGTCGCTTGGCCATTGCACGGCCCACCAACCCCAGGCCGACCAAACCGACGTCTCTGGCATGAACTGGTTCCATAGGCTTGACTGCTCCCGATGCGCGACTCAATTGCGCGAGTCCGCGCCCATACCGATGCTTTCCAAATAGGTGTCATAGAAACCGGTCAGGCCGGGGCTGCTCGACGCGGGATGCTCGAAGATGCACACGCCAAATCCGATTCGGAGGGTTTTGCCAGTAGCAACGCGCGTCGAGTCCGGTGGAGTCTGGTCATCGTCCGGCGCAGTCATGGCTTTCTTGGCAAATGGATTTGCGACGATGAGCCCGTAATCCCGGGAGTGAAACCATGAGGGACGGAAGTTACGAGGATCGGGCATGAGCATGGCTCCTACCTGACCGTTATCGACACGACCTATCCCCGCACACCATTCCGCCGTTTTGCCCCATGTTCCCTTCTCGTTTGCGCCTCCTGCACTATTGACGATTGTCCCCGTACCGAATTTGACCGTGAGGGGCGTGTTTAGACGCAGTCCGAAGCCCATTTCCTCCTGATCCCCAAACGCAACATCGGTGTCCAGTGCGCGCAATTCGCTTTCGCACACGATGAAATAGGCATCCTCTTCTGCGCGAATCGAATACACGCAGGTTTCTTCGCATATCGCAGCGCCGGGAGTCTCAGTAGATTCGTAGCGATTCACGACCGAGAACCGGCGTGTATTGGGGCTATCGCCAGGCAGCTCCTGGATCGACACATGCCGGACACGCGCCTTGTTTCGCCAGAAGTCGTTGCCGTTGATGTCGCCGAAGGCCAGCCACAGGCCAGGATGGTAGCCGGCATGATCGTCATTGTCCTTGTTCGCCACGGGATCGGGAGGGTGATTTCGCGTCACCCGTGTCCCATTCATCGTCATGACGTTGCAGAAATACGGGCGTGGAATCTCGGGGTCCGCGAAGACGTAGGTTGCGACCACGCGATCTCCGATTCGTATATCGAGGTGGTCGGTCTGCTTCACGAAGCTGACATCCATTGGCGGTGCTGCGAAGGAACGTGCGCAAAGCAACAATCCGGCACAGGCGGCGAGAATCAGTCCTCTCTCGGTGCGGCGCAAGAGACTCAACATGGATACGGACTCCGAGTGTATGGTTCTAGCCATCAAGAGCGTCCTCAGACTAGTGAAGATTCCCTTCTAATCGCAAGGAGGACGTTGTATCGCCCTGTTGTGACCAATTCCACGATGGACATATCGGCCGACGTATTCGCACGTGTATAATGGCAACGGGCGAACTTGGGTATTCGCCTGGCGTCTGTGGAGTCCGTGCAAGGCAACGCGAATCAGGAGCCGAACATGCTAACGTGGTCTCGAATTGCAGGGGTCGTGGGATTGGCTGCGCTGTGCGGATGTACGTCGCCCGGTTCGTCCGGGGCTAAGGTGTGGACGCATACCGTCAAGGACATCAATGGCCAGGACGTTGACCTCACGAAATACCAAGGCAAGGTTGCGCTCATCGTTAACGTGGCCTCGAAGTGCGGGTTCACTCCGCAATACACAGCGCTTGAGGCCATCTACCAGAAATACAAGGACCAGGAATTTGTCATCCTCGGTTTCCCCTGCAACGACTTCCTATGGCAGGAACCCGCCACAAACGAGGAAATCAAGACCTTCTGCTCGTCGAAGTACAACGTCACCTTCGATATGTTTGCCAAGATCTCGGTGCGCGGCGGCGACACTTCTCCTCTATACAAGGACCTTGTGTCTAAGAAGATCAACGGACCCTACGGCGGGGCCATTAAATGGAACTTCACCAAGTTCCTTGTCGGTCGTAACGGCGAAGTGGTCGCACGGTTCGGCCCCTCCACAACACCGGACGATCCCACTGTGCTTCGCGCCATAGAAGCAGAGCTTGAGAAGAAGCCCTGACGCTTTGTACGCGCCAACGTAGCGAATGAAGCGCCCGTCTCCAGACACTGAGTAGCGTCGCGGTACTTCGGCGCCACCACGAACCGGAGTTGCATCGGCTCCCCGGAACCTGATACCAACTTGGGCGACGGGAGGGATTTCGGGCGTGCCTTGTCTGGAGATGAATGGCGTCGTGAAGCGCTTTGGCGGTATACCCGCTTTGCGAGGCGCGTCTCTTTCTGTGGAGCCGGGGGAGATTCACGGCCTTGTCGGGGAGAACGGTGCGGGGAAGAGTACCCTTATCAATATTGCTTCAGGCGTTCTGCGGCCTGACGAAGGCGAAATCCGCATTCAAAACCAAACCGTCCACTTCTCTAATCCGCGTCAGGCGTCATCCGCTGGAGTGGCGGTTGTCCATCAAGAGTCCGAACTGTTCTCGCAACTGAGTCTGGCGGAAAACATGTTGCTTCGCCAAGGGTTGGTTCGCGGAAAGTCTGGTCTTGTCCGGTGGGGTGCGACCTACCGCAAGGCGGATAGTCTGATGGCCAATCTGGGTGAAGAACTTGACGTGCGGGCCGCGGCGGGTGGTTTGCCCGTCGCGCGCCGGATGATGGCAGAGATCGCCGCAGCACTCTCCGCGAACGCGCGTATCCTCTTTCTTGATGAACCTACGGCCTCATTAACTGTAAAGGAAAGCGAGAACCTTTTCGCTCGAATCAGGGCGTTACGCGACCAGGGGGTTGCGATAATTTACGTAAGCCATCGCCTGGAGGAAGTGCTGGACCTTTGTGACCGCGTTACCGTCATGCGCGACGGGCAGACAGTTGCTACTCATCCCTCTGCCGGTCTTACCATGCAGCAACTCGTCAACGATATGGTTGGCCGCGAAATTGCGACTCTATTCACCAAACGGCACGCTGCAATAGGGCAGACCATCCTTGAGTTGGATAGCTTGACTGACCCCGATCGTGCATTCAAGGACATCTCGCTGGAGGTGCGGTCGGGCGAGATTGTCGGGCTCTATGGATTCATCGGCGCGGGCAGGAGCGAACTGGGGCAGAGTCTCTTTGGAATGCGGAAGGCTCCGACGGGGACAATTCGTCTCGACGGGAGAACCTATCGGCCCTGCAACGCACGCCACGCCATTCGCGAGGGAATTGCCTACTTACCAGAAGATCGACTGGTTCAAGGCATCTTCCGCGAGCATTCC of Candidatus Hydrogenedentota bacterium contains these proteins:
- a CDS encoding glutathione peroxidase; this translates as MLTWSRIAGVVGLAALCGCTSPGSSGAKVWTHTVKDINGQDVDLTKYQGKVALIVNVASKCGFTPQYTALEAIYQKYKDQEFVILGFPCNDFLWQEPATNEEIKTFCSSKYNVTFDMFAKISVRGGDTSPLYKDLVSKKINGPYGGAIKWNFTKFLVGRNGEVVARFGPSTTPDDPTVLRAIEAELEKKP
- a CDS encoding MFS transporter translates to MQPQTSPVAKWLVLSAAFLGWLFAGVQLGLMPFAALTISKDLMGESFSSVGAGAWFAGYSAITMLGAAIGGIVFGHFGDRFGRSRGLAVSMLCYTMFGLAGYFVKSQEQLLLLRFLVGLGVGGTWPNGVSLLSEFWSDVSRPALAGIMGAAANLGILLLSFLGKAYVVTPDTWRPFMLITGSPVVLAVLAYALVPESPKWLQSRMASGVATQRGSLFDLFRPPLLRATILGICLGAIPLLGAWASSKWMLPWADHVAGAANPGYKALVLSCWSIGATIGGLVGGYAGQLLGRRLSYVLISLCACGMNILIYSLLQPLQSVFLPAVFVQGFISTMFFGWLPLYLPEIFPTRVRATGTGISYNFGRFLTAAGVMAAGLLIQLFQGDYARVGAVTGLIYALGAVVIWWAPETKGKDLLA
- a CDS encoding Gfo/Idh/MocA family oxidoreductase, with protein sequence MNVTNRRTFLKASGAGLIAGAVFPGVSSVAKAAPSERVRHGIIGVGGQGRHHAKQFSSFADCEVVAISDVDPAQIQDAKSKVPDIAGATVHADFRALLEDPTIDSVSVVTPDHWHAPVSLAALLAGKHVYVEKPCAHNIHEAMALKTAAAKSGKCVQQGTQGRSGESLRQAVTLLRDGIIGKVRMAKAINHQLREPIGREPETDPPAGVNYDMWLGPAPVRPFTRNRWHYQWHWFWDYGCGDMGNDGIHQIDQARWGLGVGIPKAVSATGGQLFYQDDHETPDTQVVTFEYDNCYLLYEMRLWTDYKLEGHDNGVVFYGDKGTLEFGRGGCDVSLIGEEKKHLGPYADIRDHMRNFLDCVKSNNPAGLNGGIEEGAISTSLCHLGNIATRVGRRLRVDPVSWQCVDDADAAALYKREYRKGYELPIL
- a CDS encoding PmoA family protein, with protein sequence MLSLLRRTERGLILAACAGLLLCARSFAAPPMDVSFVKQTDHLDIRIGDRVVATYVFADPEIPRPYFCNVMTMNGTRVTRNHPPDPVANKDNDDHAGYHPGLWLAFGDINGNDFWRNKARVRHVSIQELPGDSPNTRRFSVVNRYESTETPGAAICEETCVYSIRAEEDAYFIVCESELRALDTDVAFGDQEEMGFGLRLNTPLTVKFGTGTIVNSAGGANEKGTWGKTAEWCAGIGRVDNGQVGAMLMPDPRNFRPSWFHSRDYGLIVANPFAKKAMTAPDDDQTPPDSTRVATGKTLRIGFGVCIFEHPASSSPGLTGFYDTYLESIGMGADSRN
- a CDS encoding DJ-1/PfpI/YhbO family deglycase/protease → MDKVLLVIGDGAEVIDTMVPYYRLSEDFHVVVAAPERRIYHLVQHEHSPDWDITVEMPGYTFKSDAAFRDINPDDYLGLVLPGGRAPEFLRYDNDLIRIVRDFFAKQKPVATICHGIEILATADVIRGREVTTIPRCRFDVEVVGATYIEKPLVISDNLYCCRFKRECAAWMKAFTEELQRRSVAHAAQ
- a CDS encoding NAD(P)-dependent oxidoreductase; the protein is MEPVHARDVGLVGLGLVGRAMAKRLIEAGHRVHGYDIAEEARVRARDLGVRVVEDARVVAQTTKLILLSLMTSDDRKALCWGGQSFASSLQRDTLILDTTTGRPEDIREDHDRLAAQGVKLVDVCLSGSSQVIAEGRALALIGDREADATYADIVSCFSKAQYYFNNPGQGNRVKLIVNLVFGLNRLVLAEALGLASHAGFDLNAILDILRAGETYSVAMDTKGPKMIAGEYAPAVAKLAQHAKDVRLILAYAKTVGAQVPVSEVHVGLIEELVRNGSGDLDNAAIFKAYCQ